Genomic window (Sphingorhabdus pulchriflava):
ATGAACAATGTCATGACCCCCGAAGAACTAAAGGCGTATGCGCCCGGCTTTCCGTGGGACGTCTATCTGGCAGAAGCCGGCTATTCGAACGAGAAACGGCTGAAGGTCATAACGGATACAGCCACCCGTGATGTCGCAAAGCTTTTCGCCGAAACCCCGATTGATGACATTCGTTCCTACATGATTTTCAGATTGCTCGACTTCTGGTCGCCTTATCTGTCCGAACGGTGGGTGCAGGCGCATTTCGATTTTCACAAGACCACATTACAGGGCACGGCCCAGCGCCGGACCGCCGATCTGGAAGCAGTGGCAGCTGTCAACGAGGTCTTGAGCGAAGAAATCGGGCGCATATATGTGGCCGAGTATTTCGGCTCTGCCGACCGCGCGAAGGTAGCCGAAATGGTCGACTATTTGCGGTCAACCTATCGCGAGCGGATCGAGAAGCTCGAATGGATGGACGAACCCACCCGCAACGAAGCGCTCTCGAAACTCGAAAAGATCAGCAGCTTTATCGGCTTCCCGGATAAATGGCATGATCGATCATCGGTACGGATCGCGCCCGACGATCTGGTCGGCAATGTGAACCGCCTGATTGAATGGGAGCATGCAGACAGCCTGAAACGCCTTGCAGAGGGCACACGCAAATGGGAGTTCGCCTATCCGCCGCAGGAGATTAACGCAGGCTATAGTTCGGCGCGCAACTCGATCACATTCCCCGCTGGTATATTGCAGCCGCCCTTCTTCGATCCCAAGGCCGATCCCGCGGTCAATTTTGGTTCAATCGCGGCCGTCATCGGGCATGAAATCGGGCATGGTTTCGATGACCAGGGCAGCAGGTCCGACGGCGATGGCAAGTTACGCGATTGGTGGACGGCCGCATCGCGAGCAGAGTTCGAAAAGCGCACAGCAGGCTTGGTCGATCAGTTCAACCAATATGAGCCGCTGCCCGGCCTCAAGATAAACGGCAAACAGAATTTGGGCGAAAATATCGGCGATCTTGGCGGCCTTTCGGTTGCATATGCCGCCTATCGGAAGTTTGTTGCAGAAAAGCAGGGTGGCAAA
Coding sequences:
- a CDS encoding M13 family metallopeptidase, with the translated sequence MGFYRNAKLMLMTLSLASALSVPLAAQDIPQKVQIGEWGVDTEGMSKTVRPGDDFYRYVNERWLNTAKIPTGMSSNDSFVEVFLSTERRVADIITEAREGNDAPGSPEQLIADFHRSYSDMAKRNAVGLVPIASTLGTISGLKTREDLARAMALRTVGGLFGNGVTSDSNDPARQIAVVGADGMTMPSRDYYLNEGEPYARYREALKAYMADTFLRAGFPDAEARALRIFALETEVAKRQWSPLEMRDVVRMNNVMTPEELKAYAPGFPWDVYLAEAGYSNEKRLKVITDTATRDVAKLFAETPIDDIRSYMIFRLLDFWSPYLSERWVQAHFDFHKTTLQGTAQRRTADLEAVAAVNEVLSEEIGRIYVAEYFGSADRAKVAEMVDYLRSTYRERIEKLEWMDEPTRNEALSKLEKISSFIGFPDKWHDRSSVRIAPDDLVGNVNRLIEWEHADSLKRLAEGTRKWEFAYPPQEINAGYSSARNSITFPAGILQPPFFDPKADPAVNFGSIAAVIGHEIGHGFDDQGSRSDGDGKLRDWWTAASRAEFEKRTAGLVDQFNQYEPLPGLKINGKQNLGENIGDLGGLSVAYAAYRKFVAEKQGGKAPKIGQFTGDQRFFLAWAQVWRELVVDAEQRRRILSDPHSPGEFRANGIVRNIDAWYDAFGVKPSDKLYLPPEQRVRIW